The stretch of DNA ttgtttgtttgtttgtttcgttattgttattgttattgctaTTCTTCACTTTGGTATGATTATCACTTGTGTAGCTCCCCTAATATTGTCCAGTTGTTTGCTTTAAAATAATATCTTACTATTCattttgtatttatatttgtgtgcatgtgtgtgtgtgtgtgtgtgttttttaattttgaaTTTGTGTAACCCACGTAATGTCAACGACAGTAGTGGAAATAAAgttaatttgttttgttcaaagaaagttaagaaaaaaaaaatccgagaggagaggagaggagaggagaggaaattGCATGACATGAATTACAGAACACCTACTTTTGGTTTATGTTTCtccaagaaagaaagaaaaagaaaaaaaaagaaaatcaatcACTTTTCCCAATGAGAAAAATATTTACAATCTCTAATTTTCTCCATACGTGTCTCTTCTCTCATAATCTTCccaatatttatatttatatatgctTTCAGACAGAAAAACGGGCattaaaataaatacaaaatgaTAAGGTGTAATAAGGAAAGATAATGAAAACGacgagaaagcaaaaaaaaaaaaacttcaaagaaaaaaacttaaaGAGGATAGACAAAGATAAAGATATATGCTTCCATGCCCACGCAAAAGGAAGTTTATGTGTatgaaagggagagagagacaaGACAAGACAAGACAagacaaaggaaagaaaagagaagataaaaagaagataaaaagaaaaaaaggaatgaaagaaaacactGAGACTGAGGCTTCAGAGCCTAACGGTCGGAGGAGaagtaaatattttttttttaaaacaaaaaaaaggtaaagaaggaACGCATGACGAGATGTGCAATCACTTGCATATAAATGTTGATCATAATTATTATCGCACATGCATGCATAAatgcatataaatataaatatatatatatatttatatttatattatttgtgtGACCACTACACATGACGTggggaggcaaaaaaaaaaaaaagtagctgTTTAAAATACAACATATGACGCGAAGAGCAAAAAGAACCATCACCAAAAACTCAAGGTTCTCACAagaacaaattaaaaaaagaaaaaagaaaaaaagagaaaccaaCAACTATCCCTAATAGGAATATAATACTTTAGAGATGAGACGtctctcccttctgtttcttctcaCTTGAACCCACATGTGGTGCGCTTCATTTCTGATGTTAAATCACGTCAttataaatttttaaaacaTGTACCGCCACCATCACCAGCGcgtttccctcctcccccctcctcctccgttattttcttttttttttaaaaataaatacacgCGTATCCCTTAATTATTTCCCTTAACCAAATGCATTCCCCTCATTCAAAAATCACTTATcatttccccatttttttcatcGGCACTTTTGGCGCTTTTGGCGTTGTTTTAttctctgcttttttttttctcttttcaacATTGCGGTCAGTTGATTGGTTCCGTTATTTCTTCAATGAGTcacattcatatatatattttttttattttattttattttttctcacgCCCTCACACAACCAGACACACATCCAAGTgcgtttatatatatatatatatacatgtatttatgtatttatatgagcgtcttcttttcttttctttttctttcctcctttccgaAACATTTAATCAAATATTCGCTACACGTTTTAtcatctctctttctctcgttttctttcctctttttttttcttttatttttccatccTCCTCGCTTCATATTGTGCCGTACACCTCTCTAAGCagcgtttaaaaaaaaaaaaaaagacgaaaaacaaaacaaaacaatcacacacattttttttttaaaaatcatTTTTTGCGCTCGCGCTGTTTTGGCGTTTCCAAACAAACGCATGGGGTTAAATGCGCACATACGCACATACGCACGTATGTAgtcataagaaaaaaaaaaacacacagaaCAGCAaattataaataataaataacggtaagaagcaacaaaaactattataataattttgaaaaagaaaaataaaaaaaagaaaaaaaaacaatcaccTGCAAATCGAAATCtcgaaggaaagggggaaaaggaaagaaagagagaaagaaaacaatgcgAACACAGACACATACACGCGTGCATATGCAAATACGCAACCATgtaagtaaatatatataaataaataaatatttatatttatatatttatatatatttatatatatttatatatttatatatttatatttatatatttatatatttatatatatttatatttatatatatatatacataccaTTACACCTTTGTAGGAAATACTAACTCACCTCGTAATACTCCACATGAGTGGCCCGCGCCTGCAGAAGGGACAATTGCCCAAAAGTTGTGCATCTCCAACGCATAAAATGTTTCCACAACACAAAAGCTCCACAAAACAACCTTCAGGTGGAGCCTCTAAACATACACCGCACACATCCTCCGATTCTCCAAAAGGTGCTGATGACTGCAGAAAAGCTGGTGGGACAAGTTGAACAGCGGGGGGCACCGATataaccttttcttttccgcctCCTTGCGAAACTGTGGATGAAGCCAAAGTAGACAAGGAAGCATTTGCCGCATCTCTTTgctcaccatcaccatcaccatcatcactaGAATATCCTCGCCTAAGTTGGTTCCCTCCACCACCATAaacattattgttattattattattattattgtcattgttgttattatgacTACTATTACCATTACTATTTCCCTCCCTCTGTAAGTTGGCAGCACCGACACGGTTAAGGCTTAGGCATCCGCTACCACTATGGCGCCCAGCCAAAAGAATATTTGCATTTGCCTCTGCAACACTACTGCTGAAGGGTTCAGATGAGGTGGCACTACGCTCTGCCATTTCTATTCCCCTCCGTGTGGGTGCCATTACATTTGATTCTGCTGCATATGTCACCGCTATGGTGCTTGCCGCTGGAGAATTCATTCCCGTTCCCGTTCCCGTTaatcttcttctttcttctgttgttgttgatgggGGTGTTGGGGATTGCAGTAGCCGGCGTTGTCCAGCAGCATGCATTACCTTAAGGAGTGTTGGTTGCGAGAGTTTTATTGCCCGCCTCCGCTTGTTGCTGTCGTTGATGTCCGTCACGTCCACGTGTTTGCTCTCTGTTAGCGTTGATTTCGAAGgcaaaagggaaagcaaaagaagaaaaataaaataaaatactgGAAATACAGAAAATACTAACAGCGAATACGTCAAGTTTGTACTAGAGGCATGAAAACGGCAGAAACCGCGACTACCTTCTCCTCGGACACCTTTACACGTTTCTCATTAAGCACTGCAAttccctttccaccactCAACAAATAACATACAAATAACGTGACTGTTTCAATCTCACCGGATGACCTGGAAAGAAGCGCCCGCAATGGAAGTGTCTTCATGACGCCCATCACACAACACAATCgaactgtaaaaaaaaaaaaagaaaaatgcgaCCTAACTTTGTGTCCCTCATTTGTTCCTTTCAATATTTAATTGCATGGGGAATGTAATTATGGGAAAGCGCGTTGCGActgcacaaatatatatataacaggTTGCCGTAGCGTACCCCATTATGTAGATGTCAACGTGTCCCAATGAGCAACGCCTTAGTATTTATGTCTCCGCTACTGGCCGTCACCACCGttgcatttcctccacaaCTCACCGaccgaaagggaaaaaaaaaaaactgagaaCGGAAAAGACGCTTTCCGGTGCGAATAACGAAGAAAACTGTTAGGAAGGGAGCACCCACTTGGATAAAGCCAAAAAAACGATATTTGCTCTTCCCTTTCGTGCGTAACCCCTCTCCTTGAGCTATGGAACAACAATTGTGCCATGTGCCAAACGATGCTCGAAGTCACAAGTAACCGGCCATAAGTAACTGCGACGCACGGCAGCGAAAGCAATCTCCATGTGTAACTAGTAACCACAGCGCACATATATACGcatatgtgcatatatatgtttataaaCATGTGGGCGGGTGGGTGAACCCCGTTCAAACCATTTCACTCCCCTCCCATCAGCCTCCACTTCAGTGTAATCCttattccttttcattttgcGGTGCTGGCTGATGTCGAttatgttgctgttgtttctccAAATGTTGTTTCAGCAACTTTCGTTCCCTGTTTAACACGATAAGCTCCCGCCGCTCTCGCTTCGTCATGCGATTCCGCCGTGTCTCACTCGTGCAAACCGCTGCTGAGGTTTCAGGAAAATAAAGCGAGGGTGATGACTGCACCAATGATGGAGATGCTAACGCACCTCCCGCAACCTCCAATACCCCGGGCACCGATGAGCATatttcaccaccaccatcctCCTTATTTTCATCCTTCCGCACATCGCACTTATTTCCTCCAGTTATTCCCCTATCCAACTGTGCTGAGTGAAACCGCTGCGACGCCACACGTTTTCGCATAAGCTTCTCTCGGTAATGCATGTACGCTTCATTATCCGGAAGTTCCGTCTGGTCCATCAACTCTCTCAAGTCAGGGACTCCACTTGAGCCCATGCACATTTCCCGAACCGGCCTGACAGCAGGTGGGGGATGCGTCTTCACAAAGACAAGCAAACGGCGTACAATTTTTAAGGAAACGCGCTGCGGGATATTGTATAACAACTGAAGCGAAGGGTGAGATGGAAGCTCCTCGCTGCAGTAATGTACACTACTACTTGGATACCATAACACGAGACGGCCTCCCATTACCAGAGCCTCCGCAGCAAATAACATGAGATCCAGCACAATGTCACTGACGGCGTAGGAGGTTGATGGCGTCTCAACTGCTGTGGTTTTGGCTGACCTTGCATCATCATTCATTTGATTCTCACATCCTTCATCATCGCGTCGCTCGCCACAGGTGTCTCTAGCGTTAGAAGTATTTTTCATGGAGAGTTCAGTATTCAAGTAGATTGGCGTTTCGTTCAACACCTTCCCCGTCGATTGCTGCCCACTACCATCCTCACTAATTTCACGCAGCCTGTGAGCATTTCCTCCGCTGCCTTTATTTCCCTCATCATTATGTGATGTCACCGCCACACGCCCTCGTCCCTCGTTATCACCCGTACTCATCGCCACAGTATTCGTTTGCTTCGGTGCTGCACTTTTACGTGGCTCACGTATACCGTACGGAGGATCCGTTACGATGGCGTCAAGAAACCCCTCGCACAAGCGCGCTTCACTCACGGCTGCCATGCCCAACCCGTCACTGACGTTGTTGCTTGCGTCATTGCTGCCATCACGGCTAACATCATTCGTAACATTACTGATGCATGGACCGTTGGCAGTGCTCCCAAAACCCTCGAAATTCGCGGCAACATTTTTAAGAGAGCCGCCACGTCCCCAACCCCTCAGGCGTAGAGTCTTTTCCCATAGTGCAAAATTCATCCGCACCCGTTCTGGTGGATTCAAACCGTAAATCTTAAAATTCGTCCTAACGGTGGGACCCTCAAGTGCCTCCTCCAGTGGAACACCGGCACGTTGAAGAGCCTCCTCCCCTAAAGCTCGCACTGCTGCAGCCCGCTGTTGTCGCTGTTGTGCACTCCGCAACCCCCGTTGGGTTCCCCGCTGCATTGCCCGACCGTCAACATCACCAGCGAATGTTACGGCACCGTAGTGGGCCGCCGCCACCAAAACACCGCATGTCCCGGCGAAGGGGTCGAATACAAAACTACCACGGCGAACGCACGCAAGATGAGCCATTACAAAAGCAGGCTCAGGTGGCATAGAAGTGGTCCCAATATAAGGCCGGCACTGAAGGCTGTAGCGGGTGAGAAGACCCTGACGGGAAgatccaacaacaaaagtgccACAGAGAACCCGCTGGACGGGACCCGACGGACTCCACCCGGCCTTAGCTCCCGGTGGTGCGTTTTCCACCGCATGCtccaaaatcaaaaaaatgtCTTCACAAGGAAGCCCGCTTTCTCTGACCTCCTCGTCCTTCtcacttttctgtttcttacAGCCACAAGTGGCGCTAAGTGATATTCCAATAGCATCAGCCAAACGAATAGCGAGGGCGTCCTTCTCCTCAGCAGAGTAGTGGCGTCCCACCGTTTCCACACGCACAGAAACGGCATCTCTTTTGTCGGCACCATGACCTTTGGTGTCAGCAGCGTTGATGTTGGTATCGGAGCCTCTCCTTcccatttcctccccctcttttaccTTATGCGGTATCGATACCTGACTAACTTGATACAACTGCTTCAGTAACGGGGGCCCTACCAACGAGTCGCGATTATACACACAGCGGCTACATTCCCCTACACCGTTGCACCCAGCACGTGTAGAATAACAACTCAAAACAGTCTTATCGGTGAAGGCAATGGCGCTATCACTACCATCGTTGCCGCTCATATTGGAAGCAGGGTTGTTATCGCATTTGGCTCCACCCGAACCATGTGCAACTTTGCTGCCACCAGCACGACCATCGGCAGCGTCAGCGGCACCGCATACCCCATGAACACAGTTCTTGTGAATGTTCAACTGATCAGAAGTGTGCTCGAAAGCAGTGATGGAAACATTACGGCAGTGACTCTCACAGACGAGTAACAACCCTTCCATTGTGGCAGCCGCCGCGATGAGTTGATAAATTGCTCTCACCAGCATGCAGCGAGCGGCTACGCCACGGACAACATCCACCGATGCGGcctcaaaaacacaaaatagTGAAAGTGTTGAATCTGCGTGGAGCCATGGAGGACGGTGGAGAAGTTCAATGGTCTCCCCAAGCGCTGAAGCCGCGGACTGAAGTTCAGCTACACAAAACGGTGTAAGAGTTGGGGAACAagcaaaccaacaaaaaaataacattGTATGTCACCGTCATGTGATGAGCGATTGCGTATCCGCGGCTTTCCTGGTGAACACACGCTCGAGAGTTAGCGCGCGCCTCCAACTCGCTGTAGGTCGTCGGTGCCTCAGCACAGTGCAGctcgtctttcttttttttttatgaaaTCCACGATACCTCCCCACAGTTCGTTTGTAAACGAtaacttttctcttttatgtGGTTTCGCTTCACTTCCTGCTATTTCTCCTCCGCTTACACGTTTCTGCTAAGTATCACAACACTGAAACATAGAAGCACAGTATTACAGGCagtgtggaaaaaaataagaagcaaAGGGCTCTGTCTGAAACGACAAGTAACGCGGGGTTGGGAAGGGAATATTAAAGGGTAAACGTATACACCGGTATgagtgtgttttggtgttgtGTGTTTGGACGCGGAGACAATAGCAGTGgcgagaagagaaaaaaaaaagcgatgGAAGGGGGTTTTGATAAAGTATACGCCATTccaacacacatgcacaaaaaagaaaaaaaatggcggCGCCACAGGGAAGGATGCCTGTGTGAATCTGCCTGTCTATTTGTTGCTAGTGTTTTAAGAGGATAAATAAAGGCGTCACCACTCCACGGATGGGCGTAGAAAACACGAAATAGTTTCTCCCCTCATCATTTACATGAACTTGTACATATATCACACCAGATGCACAACAACGCAGACAAATATCTTCCCCTTTCATCCCGCACATGCTTCACACTCCCAACTCCAAAAGACTACCAATACAAGTTTTTAACCATATCTTTCCTCTTATGCAGCTTCCCCAACACAGGCGGCAACGTACATACGTGTGCAAAATGAAGATTTAATAAAACTATCACCCTTGACTTTATTGTACATTTGATTTTCGGACTTTCTGTCCTCTTTCGGTCTCTCCATCTTTACATTTGCCATCCCCATTGTGTTACGGACGCGCTTACCCAGCTTAGCACATCCGAGGTGTTCGGTTGATCCATGTGTAGCCATGGCCATACATCCCCTTCTGATATACCCtcaaatttgaaaaaaaaaaaaaacctgctctccctctctccttcttctccCTATCATCAACATTTATCTTAAACAAATCATTGCCTCTAATGAATCTCTACTACTCACCACGGGTGCGTgcaggaggaaaataaaaaatggagGTCATGATTGTTACTAGCATATCATGGAACTGCAGTTCAGCACCTTTGAAGGGATTTTCGTAGCTGCCCTTCTCACCGCGCACCGTCCAGCAGCGCAGTTAATCTTACGGAAGCAAAGCGCAAAAAGGCCCGTCACCCAGACGCCCGCTCCAGTTGCCTCTAAtcccttttgttccttttctccatctTTGGATGCTGCATTGTTCTCTCTCTTCATAATTCTTCTATAGCTGAACTGAATACTTGTCGGTCTGCGGAGTTGGGTTGTTCTTGTACAACGCCGAAAGCCTTGGATCGTCCGCGAGCTTCTGCGCTAACTTGGCGTACCTCTCGCTTGCACGATCAATATGCTTCACGAGTAGCTCGTCTAGTGTTTTCATGCGCCATGTGGCCTCCTTGCAGTATTGGGCAAACTCCTTCGCATCCCGTGCAACTTCACCACTGGTGGTtacagcaactgcagcactTGTGCTTGCAAGGGCATTCGCAGTGATTGTGCAGGATGCACCCATGACGCTTGGTATCCCTGTAACTGCCTCCCCTAATGCACCGCCACCTGTAGCAGCAAGGGCCACAGAATCTGACATGTCCTTCTGCTCTGCAGCTCCAAGTACTCCCTGGATGCTGCACGTCTCCACCCCTGAAGCCTTCACGGTGGACTCCACACCCGCCACAGCCGCATCAACGTTGCTCTGATAGTTGGCCTGACGACGAGTGAgctcctccctttcctcatccATCTGTTTTTGTATAATACGACCGCGATGGATAAGGCGCTCCTTCAACTCACGTAGGGCCTCATCTCGTACTCGGCGGGCTTGGTCCATGGTGAGGGCAACATTCATGTAGTCACCACTGAATGTGGTGGGGAGGTCAAGCTTCGCGATGTATGGCGCAAGGTAATCGCAGCGTGCCTCCTCACGCAGAGCCTCTTCAGCAAGTCGGCGTCTACGCTCCGCTTCAGTCTCACGAGGACGGTTGCGAAGCGTGTCAAAGACGGACACAACAGCGGGAACGCGGCgctgtttttcgtttgccAGAGCGACACGCTTTGAGGGACAAAGTCCGGGCAGCAAATACTCTTGATTCTGCGCCTGCGATTTCTGCTCGGCGACGGGTGTCAGTTGAGCACCAGCGAGGCCTCCCAGTTCGACCGATGACCGCTTAGCAGCTTCCGCTTCGTCAGGACCTGCAACCGGACCCGATGGCTCACGTGTGGACTCCACAATGGCATTGCATTCCGCCAACGAGGCCCGTACACGCCCTTGACACATCGTGACCCACCACCGCAGTCGGTTGCGCTCATTACACTGTTCCATATCCGATGGGGGTGTCGCGTTTGGCATCATAACGATGATAGATGGCAACGTACCTGAAATGCTCCCTTTCGGCCCCGCCACGGCGCTGAGAAGGCATTCCTCACCAGGGTCAGTTTTGGGGTACATGCGATAGGGACGGATGATACTCCCCGGCCGGTAATGGAAATAAACCCACATTTCACCACCCTCAGACAGCGACCCCACACTGCCAGTAGACGGACCTGCGCACACCGGTGACAATGCAGCCGACGCGACAAGCTGTGGATGCATTGTGCCTGTAGCGGCACGTGCAGCGGCTACCGCAGCAGGGCGCACAAAGACGTATTTGGCCACATCGTCGTCAGGGGGGATGGTCTCATTGCGATGATACTTCTCACTCATTCGGATGGGTTCCGCACGTTGCGTGTCATCCGCACCCCGCACGCTCCCCTTAGTAGAGGGGGAACTTCCAACTTGTTGCGAATTGGTGTGGGACAAGTTGTATCCCATGTTGAGTGCAGCCACATTATCGAAGGTGGCACTTCGGTACCATAACCGGTCATCGCGCCCTCTGTAAAACTCCTTCACCTTGCGAAGGGCGCGACTCTCGTAGAAAAACTCCTGTCTCCGCCACAAGCCATCGTTACGGGCATCCCAGTAAAAGGTCATAGTTCGCTGCACACCTGGCTCGTACGTAAGTAACCGCAGCCCCCCTACTGAAGTCTGCAACATTCTGCCACGTTCGAACCACTCTTGCATCAGGCGGAAGTTACCACTTTGTACCACAACATCAACCAACGGGATGAGCTGGCTATTGGAATTCGACACGGTCCGTTCCCTCATAAAGGCACCACTGCTAAAGCTCCGGTGCCGCACAAAACTCCGACGCTTACCCACATTCGTCTCCCGAAATTCGTCGTCTAATGCGCTCGTCACTATATTTCTCCTCAAACCCGCCCTTTGCTGAGCCCCGCTCGAGTAATCGTAATCCGTGTCGTACggttcttttccctctccctccgcTGCCGGAAGTGCAACTAAACCTTCACCTCCAGACGCAGCGGCAGCACCACTCCTAAAGTCACTCACACTGTTCGTCCGCCTCATGAATGCGGATG from Trypanosoma brucei brucei TREU927 chromosome 5, complete sequence encodes:
- a CDS encoding methyltransferase, putative; translated protein: MLFFCWFACSPTLTPFCVAELQSAASALGETIELLHRPPWLHADSTLSLFCVFEAASVDVVRGVAARCMLVRAIYQLIAAAATMEGLLLVCESHCRNVSITAFEHTSDQLNIHKNCVHGVCGAADAADGRAGGSKVAHGSGGAKCDNNPASNMSGNDGSDSAIAFTDKTVLSCYSTRAGCNGVGECSRCVYNRDSLVGPPLLKQLYQVSQVSIPHKVKEGEEMGRRGSDTNINAADTKGHGADKRDAVSVRVETVGRHYSAEEKDALAIRLADAIGISLSATCGCKKQKSEKDEEVRESGLPCEDIFLILEHAVENAPPGAKAGWSPSGPVQRVLCGTFVVGSSRQGLLTRYSLQCRPYIGTTSMPPEPAFVMAHLACVRRGSFVFDPFAGTCGVLVAAAHYGAVTFAGDVDGRAMQRGTQRGLRSAQQRQQRAAAVRALGEEALQRAGVPLEEALEGPTVRTNFKIYGLNPPERVRMNFALWEKTLRLRGWGRGGSLKNVAANFEGFGSTANGPCISNVTNDVSRDGSNDASNNVSDGLGMAAVSEARLCEGFLDAIVTDPPYGIREPRKSAAPKQTNTVAMSTGDNEGRGRVAVTSHNDEGNKGSGGNAHRLREISEDGSGQQSTGKVLNETPIYLNTELSMKNTSNARDTCGERRDDEGCENQMNDDARSAKTTAVETPSTSYAVSDIVLDLMLFAAEALVMGGRLVLWYPSSSVHYCSEELPSHPSLQLLYNIPQRVSLKIVRRLLVFVKTHPPPAVRPVREMCMGSSGVPDLRELMDQTELPDNEAYMHYREKLMRKRVASQRFHSAQLDRGITGGNKCDVRKDENKEDGGGEICSSVPGVLEVAGGALASPSLVQSSPSLYFPETSAAVCTSETRRNRMTKRERRELIVLNRERKLLKQHLEKQQQHNRHQPAPQNEKE